One window of the Suricata suricatta isolate VVHF042 chromosome 7, meerkat_22Aug2017_6uvM2_HiC, whole genome shotgun sequence genome contains the following:
- the CITED2 gene encoding cbp/p300-interacting transactivator 2: MADHMMAMNHGRFPDGTNGLHHHPAHRMGMGQFPSPHHHQQQQPQHAFNALMGEHIHYGAGNMNATTGIRHAMGPGTVNGGHPPSALAPAARFNNSQFMGPPVASQGGSLPASMQLQKLNNQYFNHHPYPHNHYMPDLHPAAGHQMNGTNQHFRDCNPKHSGGSSTPGGSGGSSTPGGSGGTSGGGAGGGSGGSGSGGSSNMPASVAHVPAAMLPPNVIDTDFIDEEVLMSLVIEMGLDRIKELPELWLGQNEFDFMTDFVCKQQPSRVSC, from the coding sequence ATGGCAGACCATATGATGGCCATGAACCACGGGCGCTTCCCCGACGGCACCAACGGGCTGCACCACCACCCTGCCCATCGCATGGGCATGGGGCAGTTCCCGAGCCCCCatcaccaccagcagcagcagccccaaCACGCCTTCAACGCCCTGATGGGCGAGCACATACACTACGGCGCGGGCAACATGAATGCCACGACCGGCATCAGGCATGCGATGGGGCCGGGGACTGTGAACGGAGGGCACCCCCCGAGCGCGCTGGCCCCCGCGGCCAGGTTTAACAACTCCCAGTTCATGGGCCCCCCGGTGGCCAGCCAGGGAGGCTCCCTGCCGGCCAGCATGCAGCTGCAGAAGCTCAACAACCAGTATTTCAACCATCACCCCTACCCCCACAACCACTACATGCCGGATTTGCACCCTGCTGCAGGCCACCAGATGAACGGGACAAACCAGCACTTCCGAGATTGCAACCCCAAGCACAGCGGCGGCAGCAGCACCCCCGGCGGCTCCGGCGGCAGCAGCACCCCTGGCGGCTCCGGCGGCACCTCGGGTGGCGGCGcgggcggcggcagcggcggcagcggcagcggcggcagcagcaACATGCCCGCCTCCGTGGCCCACGTCCCTGCTGCAATGCTGCCGCCCAATGTCATAGACACTGATTTCATCGACGAGGAAGTGCTTATGTCCTTAGTGATAGAAATGGGTTTGGACCGCATCAAGGAGCTGCCCGAACTCTGGCTGGGGCAAAACGAGTTTGATTTTATGACGGACTTCGTGTGCAAACAGCAGCCCAGCAGAGTAAGCTGTTGA